A portion of the Burkholderia sp. GAS332 genome contains these proteins:
- a CDS encoding transcriptional regulator, LysR family: MKQGLPPLNALRAFEAAGRLGSFKEAASELHVTPGAVSQHVRLLEAWLGASLFERHNRHVALTPAAKAYLEEVGPLFKQLSQATARYGMPETVSRTLSVNAPATFTLRWLVPRLAKFRAEHPDVEVKVETSNGPLESLKENYDVIIRGGPDTFYGYSMQSFLSEERLPVCSPALLQRVPLRLPGDLRQHTLLHTSSLPRLWPDWLASAQIPALRPAATLTFDHFYLTLQGAIDGIGIAMGPTALVSDDLAAGRLVAPFAGPRLPSRSYCTYVPDEKLGDELVVLFRSWLKREGMCSSTEMAD, encoded by the coding sequence GAGCTGCACGTGACGCCCGGTGCGGTGAGCCAGCACGTGCGCCTGCTCGAGGCGTGGCTTGGCGCATCGCTGTTTGAACGGCACAACCGTCACGTGGCGCTGACGCCGGCGGCGAAGGCCTATCTGGAGGAAGTCGGCCCCTTGTTCAAACAGCTCTCGCAGGCAACCGCGAGATACGGTATGCCCGAAACGGTCTCCCGGACACTGTCGGTGAACGCGCCCGCGACATTCACGTTGCGTTGGCTGGTGCCGAGGCTGGCGAAATTCCGCGCTGAGCACCCCGACGTGGAGGTCAAGGTGGAGACGTCAAACGGGCCGTTGGAGAGTCTGAAAGAAAACTATGACGTCATTATCCGGGGTGGTCCGGACACGTTCTACGGCTACTCGATGCAGTCTTTCCTGTCCGAGGAGAGGCTTCCGGTTTGTAGTCCGGCGCTTTTGCAGCGAGTGCCGCTTCGATTGCCAGGCGACTTGCGACAACACACGTTGCTGCACACCTCGAGTCTTCCGCGGCTTTGGCCAGACTGGTTGGCGAGCGCACAGATTCCTGCCCTGAGGCCGGCTGCCACGTTGACCTTCGACCACTTCTATCTGACCTTGCAGGGTGCCATCGACGGAATCGGCATCGCGATGGGGCCGACTGCGCTGGTATCCGACGATCTGGCCGCTGGCCGGCTTGTCGCACCGTTCGCCGGTCCTCGTCTGCCGTCGCGCAGCTATTGCACTTATGTTCCGGATGAGAAGCTTGGGGATGAGCTGGTCGTGCTGTTCCGTTCATGGCTCAAGCGCGAGGGGATGTGTTCATCTACGGAGATGGCTGATTAG
- a CDS encoding transcriptional regulator, AraC family: protein MQAHVDATRAYTKRFNAVLAYIEMNLEGDLSVETLSRIANFSKFHFHRQFASYVGVPVARYVQLMRLRRAAHRLASREFCSVLDAAFDAGFDSPEAFSRAFKRAFGTAPSSFRQHPNWQIWSATFVIPYLSRKLTMQVQIIDFSETRVAALEHCGPTGLVNESVRKFVDWRKQSGQSPLASSRTFGIPRNNPDTTPADAFRFDICGEIDEPVASNVYGIRELVIPGGRCAVVRHTGSTDHVGETIYPIYRDWLPASGEELRDHPLFFHYLSVFPETPQDLWQTDIYIPLV, encoded by the coding sequence ATGCAAGCTCATGTTGACGCCACTCGCGCTTACACGAAGCGCTTCAATGCCGTGCTCGCGTACATCGAAATGAACCTCGAGGGCGACCTGTCAGTGGAAACGCTAAGTCGCATTGCGAACTTCTCGAAGTTCCATTTTCATCGGCAGTTTGCCAGCTATGTAGGGGTGCCAGTCGCACGCTACGTCCAACTGATGCGCTTGCGTCGGGCTGCCCACCGCCTGGCTTCGCGTGAGTTCTGCTCGGTGCTCGATGCCGCGTTCGACGCGGGCTTCGACAGCCCCGAAGCCTTCAGTCGGGCATTCAAGCGCGCGTTCGGCACGGCGCCGAGTTCGTTTAGACAACATCCGAACTGGCAAATCTGGAGTGCGACTTTTGTCATCCCCTATCTTTCGAGGAAACTCACCATGCAAGTACAAATTATCGATTTTTCCGAAACTCGCGTCGCCGCGCTTGAACACTGCGGACCGACTGGACTCGTCAACGAGAGCGTGCGCAAGTTCGTCGACTGGCGGAAGCAAAGTGGGCAATCTCCGCTTGCGTCGAGCAGAACTTTTGGTATCCCGCGCAATAACCCCGACACGACACCGGCGGATGCATTTCGCTTCGACATCTGCGGGGAAATCGATGAGCCGGTCGCGTCGAACGTCTACGGCATCCGCGAACTCGTCATTCCGGGCGGTCGATGTGCAGTTGTTCGGCATACCGGATCGACCGACCACGTCGGCGAGACAATCTATCCGATCTATCGCGACTGGCTTCCTGCAAGCGGAGAGGAACTTCGGGACCATCCATTGTTCTTTCACTATCTGAGCGTCTTTCCGGAAACGCCGCAGGACCTGTGGCAAACCGATATCTACATTCCCCTCGTGTGA